In the Sebaldella sp. S0638 genome, one interval contains:
- a CDS encoding phage tail protein encodes MKKFIDDVSLLDLIPFNFKNDEDTLNVLKSINYMLKNFIQNIPEVILFDRIDELEEWKIDELALDLHVDYYKSDLQIQQKKELLKTSLITHRTKGTPFAVEKITSILFGNGEVKEWFEFGGNPGEFKVTTQGELETIEDYYKVIEAINEYKNVRSWLKAISFERKSKDQLHYGTVSVIRNKVILI; translated from the coding sequence ATGAAAAAATTTATTGATGATGTCAGTTTATTGGATCTTATACCTTTTAATTTTAAAAATGATGAGGATACTTTAAATGTATTAAAATCAATAAATTACATGCTAAAGAATTTTATTCAAAATATTCCGGAAGTTATATTGTTTGACAGAATAGATGAACTGGAAGAGTGGAAAATAGATGAACTGGCTCTTGATTTGCATGTGGATTATTATAAATCTGATCTACAAATACAGCAAAAAAAAGAATTATTAAAAACCTCGCTAATAACACATAGGACAAAGGGGACACCATTTGCAGTAGAAAAAATAACAAGTATCTTATTTGGAAATGGAGAGGTTAAGGAGTGGTTTGAATTTGGAGGAAATCCTGGAGAATTTAAAGTAACTACTCAGGGAGAACTGGAAACAATAGAGGATTATTACAAAGTAATTGAGGCAATAAATGAATATAAAAATGTTCGGTCATGGTTAAAAGCAATTTCTTTCGAAAGAAAAAGTAAAGACCAATTACATTATGGCACGGTTTCAGTTATTAGAAATAAAGTAATATTAATATGA
- a CDS encoding baseplate J/gp47 family protein, with amino-acid sequence MSDYENFDFIDTTAKDNEITAVNKYAELTGIQLQEADPRRIIFKSVAYMLALAQEVMNDTAKQNFLRFARDNRLDAKGELYGTRGKRLGAQPARTTIEFEISAVQPVDVVIARATKISVNELVFETEEQVKVLKGNVKARVQAVCTTAGEVGNGYLPGQITNIVDLFPYYKAVTNVTETSGGTEIESDERYRERLMEVPESFSVAGPSGAYEFWAKSTSTDIIDVKALSPQPGYVDVYVWTKYGKPTEELKKHVYDVINDRELRPLTDFVNIKEPEIKEYNVELEFYIDKSNEKQATSIKNNAELAVQEWTEWQKGKLGRDINTDELIHQLKLIGVKRVNIISPVFKVINENEVAVVKDEIKVIFKGVELE; translated from the coding sequence GAATTAACAGGAATACAATTACAAGAAGCAGATCCCCGAAGGATAATCTTTAAGTCAGTAGCATATATGTTAGCTTTGGCACAGGAAGTAATGAATGACACAGCTAAACAAAACTTTTTAAGATTTGCAAGAGACAACAGGCTGGATGCCAAAGGCGAATTATACGGAACAAGAGGAAAAAGGTTAGGAGCACAGCCGGCCAGAACAACTATAGAGTTTGAAATAAGTGCTGTACAACCTGTGGATGTTGTAATTGCAAGAGCTACAAAAATATCAGTAAATGAACTTGTATTTGAAACCGAAGAACAGGTAAAAGTATTAAAAGGAAATGTTAAAGCAAGAGTTCAGGCGGTATGTACAACAGCCGGAGAAGTAGGGAATGGATATTTACCAGGACAGATAACAAATATTGTTGATTTATTTCCATATTATAAGGCTGTTACTAATGTAACAGAAACAAGCGGGGGAACAGAAATAGAATCAGATGAGAGATACAGAGAAAGGCTTATGGAAGTTCCGGAAAGTTTTTCAGTTGCAGGACCGTCAGGAGCTTATGAATTTTGGGCGAAGTCGACAAGTACAGATATTATAGATGTCAAAGCTCTAAGTCCACAGCCTGGATATGTTGATGTATATGTATGGACTAAATATGGAAAACCAACAGAAGAGTTAAAAAAGCATGTTTATGATGTAATAAATGATAGAGAATTAAGACCTCTTACAGATTTTGTAAATATAAAAGAACCAGAAATAAAAGAGTACAATGTAGAATTAGAATTTTATATTGATAAATCCAATGAAAAACAAGCTACTTCTATAAAAAATAATGCAGAGTTAGCAGTTCAGGAATGGACAGAATGGCAGAAAGGGAAGCTGGGTAGAGATATAAATACAGATGAATTAATACACCAGCTAAAATTAATAGGAGTAAAAAGAGTTAACATAATAAGTCCGGTATTCAAAGTTATCAATGAAAATGAAGTTGCAGTCGTAAAAGATGAAATAAAAGTAATTTTTAAAGGAGTTGAACTAGAATGA